Genomic DNA from Cucumis melo cultivar AY chromosome 10, USDA_Cmelo_AY_1.0, whole genome shotgun sequence:
cggcttcgctcggcgacggctgcagacggatgctcggctgcgctgcgtcggatcgaagcggcgcgacacGGCTGGCTGATGGATCGGTTGCGGATCGCGAAGGGtgacgcggctcggcttcgggcgtcggctgcgagagacggctgctccgacggacgctcggcgtgcacggatcggcttggacgattcttccgacgcggctaGAAGCTCGGCGAGGGCTCGGTTTTGACTGCagactcggctgcgctgctgaacagagaggggaaggcttggcggctcgggttcgcggcggcggcgtgcggcggcgtgcggcggctagggtttgatcaataataattttttttttctttttttctcttttcttttcccctatttctttctttgatttttctcttcttttttacgcacgagtcccaaggctttttataaggcaataacttttttttcttttccttttaaataacccaaaccaaccatctcctctctctctccaaatctcaccaaaatcaACCAACCCTCCTTTCAATTAGCAATAACTCACTAAATACATTCTAAATACTAAAACAGTTAAAAtaatacttaataataaaaagtgGAAAATCCCAACTTTAATAAATCGGAAacttcaaaatgataaggttcgcctaataaatttgtattttccaagaccatacataaatattaatagtaagatgaacaaaaacgagtttgttggggcgttacaattatGTACCTTGAAGACGTCAAACTCTTGTTCATTCATCTGCACcacctccttccctttcttttcattcttttttggTTTATCCATTGATTATACTTCTATTCTCTTACTCTTCTCCTCAATCCCCTTTAACATTATTGGCCTTGAACAAGTCTCGTGTGCAGACAATGGTGTAGACAAGTTTGAGCAAATTTATGCCTCTAATTCACTAACTCGCCTTCAGAGTTCTTCATTCTCAACTAGAAAGTTCGCCTCATCTTTTGACGTTTTCTTAACTGAATGAAAGTACGTTTTCGGAGTTATGTATCAACCAACCGCATGCACACGACCATTGTGCTTTTTTGTACCCAATGCTTGGGTTAACACATCATTCGAATAGTGTCTATTCACAGacgatgaatctgtattcattgatatctcatcatgaaaagatagcaaaattaatgtaagttatagaaatgCTTATGTAATGGATAATTGAAATGTTTAATCTACAAGTAATGACTTACTATTTTATGGACAACTTGTTGAATGTCGTCTTTGTCGTACTGTTCTTGTTTGTTAACTCGagctttcttccacattttagcTCGATCAAGATCAACTTCATTTGAACCCTCCTTCTACATTCGAAAACATGGAGTTCAAGTGGTAATCATATTAGCTTGTATTCCATTTTAGGTATATTTTTACtaattcaaaaaacaaaaaaacaaaaaaaaatcaaaacaagaaaaagtaaaaaaaaaatgcaaacagTAACAGCAACTTGCTAAACAACCCTTGTATGGAGACATGGTATGTTCATAACCATTTTAAGAAACCAACCATGTATATCTATACAAAATTCACTCAAGTTCAGTATATCCTCCAATTAACAATCTAATTAATCAAAACAAACCAAATAGAACTCTAAAACTAGTACAAGATGTGAGAAAGGATGAAGGGGAGAAGTAAAAAAATCATTAGCTCATTATGCTTCAAAATCTAAAGTCATTTCCTAGGATTTAGGTTGTTATGGTGCCAACATAAGCCAACTTTTcctactcaccctttttcttcaTATAATATCTTACCTTCATTTGCCCATTCCCCAATGGATTTTCCTCCGTCTCCTTTCAACATTCAATCTTGATTTATCTTTTAGGCCATCCTAATAACATCAAATTATTCAAAATTCATCATTATTTAtagtttatttaataattttcaaTTCTGTCCTTTTTATGACACAGCAAATAGAGatatattttttcaagaatttaatcgatattacttgacgtttttaaaacgtcaaggataagTACATATCATTTGATGTTTAAAAATCGTCAAGAATGTcgaatttataaaaattcttgatgtttttaaaacgtcaagaatttaataagtaatacttgacggttttaaaccaTTGAGGAAAGGTGCATATTAATTActtgacggtttaaaaccgTCGAGGAAGCTGAAAAATTGACTAccctccgccttttcataaaaattcatgacaattttttcaaaagttgtcaagaaattaaatatacaacCGTGAAGAAAAGACTCTTTTTCTAATAGTGTCAATgtaacaaagtatcaagttcctaagtacatgtcaaTATCTAAAACATATGTTTAAGCAGATAGCACAAAATAtcttttcaatggctaccattgcaggatagtcaaagcaacataGAGCGACCGACATCCCTGATTATTTAATCTTAATAAATAGTAGATTCGAAGTCACTATTGaccatattaaggtgtgattggtcacaaaaaaatatttgtctaCGTAAATTTAGATTTAAGGTTCGGGAGTTAGTTATGTGTAGGGAGGGTGttagcaccctacaacacccagaaaaatggttaccaaaatttatctcttaaactaaattacaaaggttcacaaaacaaagttcTTTATTTGGTATTTTTAAATGTCTTATGGTTATCAATTCACATCTAAGAAAAAAGCTAAGCATGAATTCATAATTATATGGGTGGCATGAGAGCTATTAGAAaagtggaatttatttttttgtttcaaaagatgattttttttattcatcttAAGAATACTAAAATATtgaactttgatattttgatctctaTCATAGGAGTTTAATGggaaatttcatgtatctaaacaattaataaatttcaaagaaaacactactcatctcattggatcaaaaaagattgctagagtttttataagaaaaatgactgaatggagagggaagagtaaagaagattgctagagtttttgggagaaaaatggcAGAATGTAGAGGGAAGAGTTCTgtcaaaatgaaatttagagagaatttgggtgaaaattggagttggattgatGATTGATGAGAAATTAGGGACAAAATACGtatttatagaaaagaaatcaaaataaccGTCAGAGAGGTTCGAAACCATGATCTGGAGCTCGCGCAAgtgaaattgaagaaaaaatccgtatatttattttcaatgacACAATTTATCTGATtcatctctttttttatttttaacgacacaatgtcttgattaataatatcattaaaactcatttttctGGTCGTGCATCTTTTAACTTTCCCTCTCCCACAATAAATAATATAGACAATTTTCTCCCCCACTAAAATGTGAAAAAAACTAAGACTTGAAAATGAAAACTATGCAAAAGTTCAGCAGCAAGTGACAAAGAAAATAGCCAAGAAAGCATACATTATATCAAAAGATAGCATATTACATACTAATTAGAACAAAATTATGTTCGAGTTTCATTCATTTTACACGAGGATAACCATTATTTAGTAACAAAATCCTCACCCATCTTATAGAATCAACCCTATCACAACATACTTATtcatatcatattattattgcCAACGTCAGAAAACACGTTGAACCTTATTTTTTAAGGTGAGCTTCAATGTCCTTAGCAAGGCCTTTCATAGCCTCATGATATTTGTTAGGGTAAGGAGGACCATCATGAAGTTTCTCATATTCCAAGGTAAAAATTATCGCACTACGACCCGGTCCTTTTGGGACAACTTGATAAGTTGCAATGAAGGTTTTGTAATGCTTAAACACGTCTCCTTCCAATCCAACCATTCTTATCACAAGCTTTTTGTCGTCGAATTCCACTCGTTCTTTAAAAACTTCAGCACTATCATCTTAAAAATCATCAAACAACACAAAGAACAAGTAATAATAATTTAGAGATCGTAAAAAATGAGTTATTCCTGAAAAAAATTAGAGACAGAAAAGAGAAAGTGCTATTAAGTAATCGTGGCCATGAGATCATTCATACATACCAATAGTGTAATTCCAAACTTTGACGGAACCGTGACCATGTTTGCTCCAGTCTCCATcatgatttttaattttttggatTAACTTTGGAGAAACATTTGCAATGTCAGCAATTTGTTCTTTAAAGAGTTTATAAAATCTATGGGGAGGTGTGTTTACTTCTATTTCACTCTCAAGCTTCCCAACAAGAGCCATGTTTACTGAATTTCTTTACAGAACACTCCCACAATCAAcaattttcaaaatgttttgcTCCCCTTTTAAAGCAACCTTgagatatatcatatatatatattcaatacatttcattttttaagggttttattattaattttttttgttgtagTTGTTCTTATGTGCTAGCCAGCAGGTACATTACAGGGTTGGCTTTATCTGATGCAagttgacaaaaaaaaaaaaaaaaaaaaaaaacaaaacaaaacaaaacaaaagaagaagaagaagaaaagtagaTCAATTATTCTGATATTTTCTTGAACTATATGTTTtcgttttttcttcttttcttttttactttttgaagggtagtttttgaaaatctctttaattacaaaaagaaaataaaataggcAAAGAAGTGTAAAAAACATGATGatatttcatcttcttttttccaTGGCTAGCGTTATAATGGAACTACCgtttttcatattttcaacTACCAAAAAAGAAATAGGGTGGTGGTAGTTTTGGAAACTtgatgattctttttttttttttttttttctgataaTTGTACCATAGGTGCCAAAATTTGTGTGTGACATGTTTGAAATTATgctaatgtttttaaaattttgggtgtATCACATTGATATATACACCATTTGTAGTCCTTTATTAATAGATTTTCATTATTGGATAGGCCATTAGAATAGTGTATCACTCATATTCAATTTTtatgtctatcattaatagtTATTTTTTACCCTTCTATAACTTATAAATGTCTATAACTTTTCaacaatatttatttttgttatcaGTAATAGATTTATGTTACTAATAACTATGTTTAGTTCATATATATTAAAAAGTTGTATATTGGCCATAAGTAGCAATTTAGTAATTTTTTGTTACTTATTATCAATTGATTTATTGGTAATATTAAGATAATAGGAAAGAATTAAAAGTTCAAGATagagtttattttaataaaatagaaaattgtaTGAAAGAACAAAGACATGCTGCGTTTAAGAGAAAAGTTAGAGCGAATATGTTGATCAAGGAAAAATATTCTAAAGAAGGAAAAGctttatgaaagaaaaaataaaaataaggaaAGTGAAGGAATTATAATCTCGATTCGCAAACCATCTtcatgttgggttttatgtcaaAAAattcgtagatagtaaatataattcatcgaccgttattaataaagtgttttattattataattttaataagtgttattgattatattattagttttgtatgaaaaacctaaatccaataaactaacatcttaagttgtttgatgagtcttgaacaatatgtagaaaCACATAGGGACTAATGTTCAAGATTAACTTGAAGGGTCTAttgtatagggttaaggttgggtatcttatcttggtaacactatagatacggctcactttgtatttgatacaaacacatttaTCCAATGCATTCATATAGGTGACATGCTTGTGAGGGTATCATATGCAATGAGTATACATAAGAccgaaccacgaaatagtaatcactaaatgtaacttcgttaactagttgggtttatattttattaggatgacctaggtagcTTAGTCCTAATCcggagtgtattatgaactcctatcCGCGAGGAattttcctttgatttgtacaggtGAGAGTAATCAGATTgccaactcaatatgcttatcattatGGGGACAAGACTGAGCAGAAagctagaaacataatcatacaAGATGAAATTCATTCATTTccaactttagggtaagtagataagtgttcacTTAAATGATGTCTccaagacttgaacaaaggatccgaccctctctatggcacgagagaggtttctgtttagtggttggaccatagaCAAGTTGTTTattagaggagcactagtatataagaactagaagtaacccagaggtaaaacagtaatttaaccaactggtgttacgaacattttggaaggactaacttactagtaTTGTTCTATAAccgtggacacaaaaatatatctacaatgagaaGAGCTCAGCTGTGAATCTTTAGTGAAATCTACACGCAGTTAACGAATaatgattaatgtggttaatgagttcagtcaattaatctcatattgtaacaccccaaaatttaaggtgattttattattattatcttaagttgaattttggaattttgggtgttatttaaatttttcttgAAATAATTGGTTTGGGGGAAGTAGAAATTTTAGATATTTTGGAGAAATATCTAATTGGTTAATTAAGGTGGGTTGATTTAATTATGTTTATGTGTATTATTGGATTTAAGGatttaataattgtattatgaaattaatataattatttatgaaaagatATTTGGAGGAGATAAAAGGTGATTGgattggttgaggagagagaatatttgattttatttggggaaagataaaaaggagataaaaaagagatttggtgggttttagatgaagagagagaagatttgttttggttggtttaaaataaggaaaaggaacgggaaaataatttttttttgtgtaaataGGCCTTGGGATCCATGCATTtactttcttcatcttcttcttcatcacaaagaaagaagaagaagaaaaaaaggagagaaaCCCTAGCTTCTTTTTCCTTGTTGTCGTCGCTGGGATCAGCCACCACAGAACACCGGAAACTCCCTTCGTTAGCCGCACATCATCAGTCGTTCACGATCGTCGGACGAGCCGCCTCTGTCCAAGCCGTCGTCGCACTGAACCGTACGCGTTCCCCCACGTCGTTCATAAGTCGTGCGCCTCCATAGCGTGAAGTCGAGCCGTCAGCTGCCAGCTACCAGTCGCACACGAGGAGCCGAGTCACCCCTCAGCCGAGCACGCGCGCGAGCTGTCCCTCCCGCCTCcaccagccgagccgccaaccATTCTTGAGCTACCAAGCCTGTTTTTGGTCCTTTTTCACTTGTTGGTATGTTTTGACTTGGTTTTGGTATGCCCAACTAAGTTTAagtttttggacctaaataatttaattttggtttaaattaaattattatttatcctaAAGGACCGGTTGGACCAATTAGAGTTTGGGGTGTGggatttctccagttaaggaAAAATTTGTTGGGACCTCGACCTTGGGTAAGCTATTTCGACTAAATTCTTGGGTCCTTGGTCGTTTAATGGTTAAGGTATTCAAATTTGGTGTTTTTCTAATTAATAGGACTTTGTTGCTTAGAAAGCGTGATGTTTTGCTATTAGATTTCGactaagctaatctccaggtaagagattctactactagacctttgaGTTACATTCAAGAGAGCGCATATATGAATATATGGTTATGTATCAATGGTAGCTAAGTACATGACTTGAGGTTATTGAAAGAGAGGCTGATATTGTAATTGCATATGCTGGTTGATTTTATGGTTAGCGCTGATAGTATGTCTATGCTATCGCCTATGTTCTAATGACATAGATTTGTGGTTGAGGATAacatgatatgatatgttatggtATGATATGTTATGGCATGATTTTTTGTAGTATGACATGTTACGATATTATATGTTATGATGATGATATGTTAtgtgcatgctatggatagggtgtgtgttagctttacctattagagtcgtacccatatgagtgtccttcgggatcaccactctttttgacgactgtgtagtccgatgggatcaccagtctgacattgacattgacacatacatgatttgagagattcgacgggatcgctcacacttatgactgtgtagtccgaagggatcaccagtctgacattgacattgacatagacatgatttgagtgattcgacgggatcactcataGCCTaatcgtcttaggtgttcccttgagttcaccaaagaccagcttgttcttacaggatcacagattgcacgtgttcgaaaatgtgccagttcaggggtaccactcttcaggactctaataggaagttaacaggcacctagtgggactagtagtgggtcccgtactgagtatttttatactcactctttcaatttctatttttcaggcaaaggcagaggtaagagcaaaggcaagttggtgaatgaccagaagtgaccgtggcgagccatagggatacgTTTGCTTCCGCTTACGTCATGTGTCAGATTTCAGAGTTGATAGTTcctttcatttcattttattttatttatttatttgtttttcttttccttttaaaactAGTAGGGCCCGAGATaggatttgttttaatttatttccatACATTCTATTTATGTTTTTAACAACAATTCGCagttaattttgttttattttctatttactttaaataaattttaattctttttttttaaaaagtaaagtCCTCAACTTAGCATAAGAGGTTGGGTCTTTACacatatcattgtagcttctgatatgtaggtccattaggtcgtCTTCCTAGCTAGTAAAGAGTAataagatttatttatattggttgtagtttgaaatgttcaaatctactttgggaattaacataatgtatgatgatacattataatataaagtttatattttaattagaatttattatataaatttattttggatatgattcagaattaatttatgagagaataaaatatttgaatgagttcaaatattaatttaatgtgaattagattcatattaaaattataggttaaaatttaatgtgtaaatgatacatattaaaactataagttataagagaaatttatgtttgaatatgattcaaatttggattaaattaaatatctgattaaattaaatatcagatatttaatttagtaattaattaattagataattatttaataatttagtttaattttatttaataaaattaattaaattaaaactataggcgatgtgagagatattcatttaaatatgatttaaatgaaatattaattaaatagatttaattaattaattaatttaatattattatcaatttaattaaattaaattaataggcAACGTTGGTGGTTTTCCCACTTTCCCTGATTCTTTTCAACTTCCCTATTCTTTAGTCTGAAGGAGGGGAAGTTATAAGCAATTcacataattattttggaatgtgaattctctcaaattctttagAGAAAATATTATCACTCTCTCAGAATTCCATTCTCTTCcaattggttcccacaaaccaaatatcTCAGAGAATATGAAGATTTCCAAGTGGTGCTGCCCCAATTTAGATCTCTGTAGATACAGAGACGTCAACGTGAGTAagtttcttccttttttctctCTAGTTTTTTTAATACAACATGCTTAACCATAGCCatagaaattagttttgtaattttgtttgtcaatgtattggtatttttagattttcaattaaaattgagtaaATCTTTGCATTTACCTATCTCATCAATCATAAAGGTTAAAGTGTACTTAGCCAATTCAGTAGATCTTTTCTCATACTCCACGACGATCATGTCACCTTGAACCAAATTCATAAACTCCTTTCTCTTTGCATCACAAAAGGAGCTCGTGTAAAACTTGTCCTTGAACACCTTTCAAAACT
This window encodes:
- the LOC127151233 gene encoding MLP-like protein 28: MALVGKLESEIEVNTPPHRFYKLFKEQIADIANVSPKLIQKIKNHDGDWSKHGHGSVKVWNYTIDDSAEVFKERVEFDDKKLVIRMVGLEGDVFKHYKTFIATYQVVPKGPGRSAIIFTLEYEKLHDGPPYPNKYHEAMKGLAKDIEAHLKK